A stretch of Gopherus evgoodei ecotype Sinaloan lineage chromosome 12, rGopEvg1_v1.p, whole genome shotgun sequence DNA encodes these proteins:
- the SDR42E1 gene encoding short-chain dehydrogenase/reductase family 42E member 1, with protein MNIENVTKETVLITGGGGYFGFRLGCALYKKGVDVILFDVLKPVQTVPEGVKFIQGDVCCLSEVEKALRDVICVFHIASYGMSGREQLNRKLIEDVNVRGTENIIQACRKAGVPSLVYTSTYNVVFGGQVIENGDESLPYLPLHLHPDHYSRTKSLAEMKVLQANDTELGEGKGVLRTCALRPAGIYGPGEQRHLPRIVSYVERGLFKFVYGDPLSLVEFVHVDNLVQAHILASEALKATNRYIAAGQAYFISDGRPINNFEFFRPLVEGLGYQFPTVRLPLSFVYFSAFLTEMVHFLVGRLYNFQPILTRTEVYKTGVTHYFSMEKARKELGYKPEQFSLTEVVEWFKSQGHGRKLRIYTVKHLIRDGGLILLLAALVLSWLPAAVTLSV; from the exons ATGAACATAGAAAATGTGACCAAGGAAACAGTCCTTATTACAGGAGGAGGTGGTTACTTTGGTTTCCG TTTAGGTTGTGCCCTATACAAAAAGGGAGTTGACGTGATTCTCTTTGATGTCCTGAAGCCGGTCCAAACTGTGCCAGAGGGAGTGAAGTTCATACAGGGGGATGTCTGCTGTCTCTCTGAAGTGGAAAAAGCTCTGAGAGATGTAATCTGTGTATTCCATATTGCTTCCTATGGAATGtctggcagggagcagctgaaCCGAAAACTTATAGAAGACGTTAATGTGAGaggaacagaaaatatcatcCAGGCTTGCAGGAAAGCAGGAGTGCCAAGTCTGGTTTATACAAGTACATACAATGTAGTCTTTGGGGGCCAAGTTATAGAAAATGGGGATGAATCTCTGCCTTATCTACCACTTCACCTTCATCCTGATCACTACTCCCGGACCAAGTCTTTAGCTGAGATGAAAGTGCTGCAGGCAAATGACACAGAGcttggagaagggaaaggtgtgTTAAGGACCTGTGCTCTCCGACCAGCAGGCATCTATGGGCCCGGAGAGCAAAGGCATCTTCCAAGAATAGTTAGCTACGTTGAAAGGGGATTGTTTAAATTTGTATATGGAGACCCTCTGAGTTTAGTGGAATTTGTCCATGTAGATAACCTAGTTCAGGCTCATATCCTTGCTTCAGAGGCACTCAAAGCCACCAACCGGTACATAGCTGCTGGCCAAGCTTACTTCATTTCAGATGGCAGGCCAATAAACAACTTTGAATTTTTCCGACCTTTAGTTGAAGGCTTGGGTTACCAATTCCCAACTGTTCGTCTTCCTCTCTCCTTTGTATATTTTTCTGCATTCCTAACTGAAATGGTCCATTTTCTTGTAGGCCGCCTTTATAATTTTCAGCCTATTCTCACCCGCACCGAGGTTTACAAAACGGGTGTCACACATTATTTCAGCATGGAAAAGGCCAGGAAAGAGCTAGGGTACAAACCTGAGCAGTTTAGTCTGACTGAAGTAGTTGAGTGGTTTAAATCCCAGGGACATGGAAGAAAGCTCAGAATCTATACTGTAAAACATCTGATTAGGGATGGAGGGTTGATCTTGCTGTTGGCCGCACTGGTGCTCTCATGGCTTCCAGCAGCAGTAACACTCTCTGTTTGA